The Humulus lupulus chromosome 4, drHumLupu1.1, whole genome shotgun sequence genome has a window encoding:
- the LOC133830644 gene encoding 7-dehydrocholesterol reductase-like isoform X1: protein MYLVNHPVHLGTQLALYILVAGILCIYINYDCDRQRQEFRRTNGKALVWGKAPSKITATYTTTTGETKSSILLTSGWYGKYWKSYCEKVRYRVIPGIY from the exons ATGTACCTGGTCAATCATCCCGTACACCTTGGAACTCAG TTGGCACTCTACATCCTAGTAGCAGGCATTCTTTGCATATACATCAACTACGACTGTGATAGGCAAAGGCAAGAGTTTCGCAGAACAAATGGCAAAGCTTTGGTTTGGGGTAAAGCTCCATCAAAG ATAACTGCCACTTACACTACCACAACTGGGGAAACAAAAAGCAGCATTCTTTTAACTTCGGGATG GTATGGAAAATACTGGAAATCGTACTGCGAGAAGGTTCGGTACAGGGTCATCCCCGGAATTTACTGA
- the LOC133830644 gene encoding long chain acyl-CoA synthetase 8-like isoform X3, protein MLWDLIIFKKIRSVLGGDIRFMLCGGAPLSADSQRFINICMGAPIGQGYGLIETFAGAAFSEADDTAVGRVGPPLPCCYIKFT, encoded by the exons ATGCTGTGGGATTTAATCATCTTTAAGAAAATACGCTCTGTACTTGGAGGAGATATTAGATTTATGCTCTGTGGTGGAGCTCCTTTATCTGCGGATTCTCAACGCTTCATCAATATCTGCATGGG GGCTCCTATTGGCCAAGGATATGGCTTGATAGAAACTTTTGCTGGAGCTGCTTTTTCTGAGGCAGATGACACAGCAGTGGGCCGTGTAGGGCCACCCCTTCCTTGTTGCTACATTAAG TTCACTTGA
- the LOC133830644 gene encoding long chain acyl-CoA synthetase 8-like isoform X2: MLWDLIIFKKIRSVLGGDIRFMLCGGAPLSADSQRFINICMGAPIGQGYGLIETFAGAAFSEADDTAVGRVGPPLPCCYIKAVAA, from the exons ATGCTGTGGGATTTAATCATCTTTAAGAAAATACGCTCTGTACTTGGAGGAGATATTAGATTTATGCTCTGTGGTGGAGCTCCTTTATCTGCGGATTCTCAACGCTTCATCAATATCTGCATGGG GGCTCCTATTGGCCAAGGATATGGCTTGATAGAAACTTTTGCTGGAGCTGCTTTTTCTGAGGCAGATGACACAGCAGTGGGCCGTGTAGGGCCACCCCTTCCTTGTTGCTACATTAAG GCAGTGGCTGCATAA